From a single Bacillus pumilus genomic region:
- a CDS encoding amino acid permease — MSANQEQQELKKLLSPRHIRMIAMGGVIGTGIFKGSADTIGLAGPGVIFSYVFAGLLLLIVMAALAEMAIVYPGNNLRDLIQIALGQRFSFVVGWVYCFMWLTVCVIEIIAAGSLLQYWMPNVPLWSLCLLCSLLVIGINLNNVKYFGEIEFWFAGMKIFVIIVFIILGAALLFGIIPNEQSTPALTNYQNFVPNGWGAIFASLLVVIFSYGGSELIGLTITETKDAEKVLPGVVKSMMWRIILFYTLPILIICGLIPWNQIDPNNSPFVQVFSAAGMQGASHFINFVLITAVLSAANSGIYGTTRMIHSLSKSDGGPKKLAQVNKRGVPILSLWVTVLFLLIGTFFAYLYPEQIFSYMLAIPGFAVSLIWISICMAHLKLRPKYPQEPYFKVWLFPYLTLFAGLVLSVSFVMFLFRQENLPSSIISIGFLIAAIIASFLMKKKA; from the coding sequence ATGAGCGCGAATCAGGAACAACAAGAATTAAAAAAGCTTTTATCACCGCGTCACATTCGCATGATTGCGATGGGCGGGGTCATTGGTACAGGAATCTTTAAAGGAAGTGCCGATACAATCGGTTTAGCAGGTCCTGGGGTCATTTTTTCCTATGTATTTGCCGGATTATTATTACTTATCGTGATGGCAGCCTTAGCCGAAATGGCCATTGTCTATCCGGGAAATAATCTTCGCGACCTGATACAGATTGCGCTTGGTCAACGTTTTTCATTTGTCGTCGGTTGGGTTTATTGTTTCATGTGGCTCACAGTATGTGTCATCGAAATTATTGCAGCAGGCAGTCTGCTTCAATACTGGATGCCGAACGTACCGCTCTGGTCACTTTGTTTACTTTGCTCACTCTTAGTCATCGGAATTAACTTAAATAATGTAAAATACTTTGGTGAAATTGAGTTTTGGTTCGCTGGAATGAAGATTTTCGTTATTATTGTCTTTATTATTCTCGGTGCAGCTCTATTATTTGGGATCATTCCAAACGAACAAAGCACGCCTGCTCTCACCAACTATCAAAACTTCGTCCCGAACGGATGGGGTGCGATCTTTGCATCTTTACTAGTTGTTATTTTCTCTTACGGGGGCTCTGAATTGATCGGGCTGACCATTACAGAAACAAAGGATGCGGAAAAGGTCTTACCTGGTGTTGTCAAAAGTATGATGTGGCGGATTATCTTATTTTACACATTGCCGATTTTGATCATCTGCGGGCTCATTCCTTGGAATCAAATTGATCCAAATAACAGTCCTTTTGTCCAAGTCTTTTCTGCTGCTGGCATGCAAGGAGCCTCTCACTTCATTAATTTCGTATTGATAACAGCTGTTCTATCTGCGGCCAATTCTGGCATTTATGGAACGACGAGAATGATTCATTCTCTCTCTAAATCAGATGGCGGTCCGAAAAAGCTGGCACAGGTCAATAAAAGAGGCGTACCTATTTTGAGCTTATGGGTGACCGTTCTGTTCCTTCTCATCGGAACATTCTTTGCTTACTTATATCCAGAGCAAATTTTCAGTTACATGCTAGCTATCCCTGGTTTTGCTGTTTCACTCATTTGGATCAGCATTTGCATGGCACATCTGAAACTTCGCCCGAAATATCCACAGGAGCCGTATTTCAAAGTGTGGCTGTTTCCGTATTTGACCTTATTTGCAGGTCTTGTGCTGAGTGTAAGTTTTGTGATGTTCCTATTCAGACAAGAAAACTTGCCTAGCTCGATTATCAGCATCGGTTTCTTAATCGCAGCCATCATTGCATCATTTTTGATGAAAAAGAAAGCTTAA
- a CDS encoding DNA alkylation repair protein — protein sequence MEPLKHVYNELFIQELAEKLTQASSEFDAEPFKRLVFQEDWQQLELKGRMRRVTESMHACLPDNYVQAIEVLRHAAPHFSGLSALVFPDYVETYGLSHWDLSIKALEFFTPFSTSEFAVRPFLIQDQDKMLTQMLAWSQDQNEHIRRLASEGCRPRLPWGLSVPTLKKDPSVTLPILENLKSDPSRYVQKSVANHLNDISAIQPDLMKQTVQNWYGTNKHTNWIVKHASRTLLKKGDPAIMAMFGYGDDPSVQVTDLRIAQDPIHIGEKMTFHFTLQADKPLKLRVEYAIDYVKARGTRNQKVFKITEFETGAALHREFVRSQSFQNMTTRKHYEGTHTLTIIINGIPKASVDFEVTEEDSNS from the coding sequence ATCGAACCATTAAAACATGTGTACAATGAATTATTTATTCAAGAATTAGCAGAGAAGCTTACGCAGGCTTCAAGTGAATTTGATGCTGAGCCATTCAAGCGACTCGTATTTCAAGAGGATTGGCAGCAGCTTGAGTTAAAAGGACGGATGAGAAGAGTCACTGAATCGATGCATGCCTGTTTGCCTGACAACTATGTGCAGGCCATTGAGGTACTGCGTCATGCAGCCCCGCATTTTTCAGGGCTTAGTGCGCTCGTATTTCCCGACTACGTCGAGACATACGGCCTTTCACATTGGGATCTCTCGATTAAGGCGCTCGAATTTTTCACGCCCTTTTCCACTTCTGAATTTGCCGTTCGTCCATTTTTGATTCAAGATCAAGACAAAATGCTTACGCAAATGCTCGCATGGTCTCAGGATCAAAATGAGCATATACGGAGGCTGGCTAGTGAAGGGTGCAGGCCGCGTCTGCCATGGGGCTTATCTGTTCCTACGCTTAAAAAAGACCCTTCGGTTACGCTGCCGATTTTGGAAAATTTGAAGTCGGACCCGTCGCGTTATGTGCAAAAAAGTGTAGCGAACCATCTAAATGATATTTCCGCGATTCAGCCTGATTTGATGAAGCAGACGGTTCAAAACTGGTATGGAACCAATAAACATACGAACTGGATTGTCAAACATGCATCCCGTACTTTACTCAAAAAAGGAGATCCCGCTATCATGGCTATGTTTGGCTATGGAGATGATCCATCTGTTCAGGTAACGGATTTGAGGATAGCACAAGATCCTATCCATATTGGAGAGAAAATGACTTTTCATTTTACACTTCAGGCGGATAAGCCGTTAAAGCTACGTGTAGAGTATGCCATAGACTATGTCAAAGCTCGGGGTACTCGCAATCAGAAGGTATTTAAAATCACAGAGTTTGAAACAGGCGCAGCGTTACATAGAGAATTCGTCAGGTCACAGTCTTTTCAAAATATGACGACGAGAAAACATTATGAGGGGACTCATACATTAACAATCATCATCAACGGCATACCGAAAGCGTCGGTTGATTTTGAAGTGACAGAAGAAGATAGTAACTCATGA
- a CDS encoding GntP family permease, whose amino-acid sequence MLLFIVIAAIVLLLILITVAKLNPFVSLIITSMLVGFATGMDLQEIIQSIKTGLGNTLSLLAIVLALGTMLGKMMAESGGAERIAQTLISRFGTKNVHWAMMFVAFIVGIPVFFQVGFVLLIPLLFTIAIETGISLVTIGISLIAGLSVVHGLVPPHPAAMAAVGIYHANVGKTIFFSIIVGLPTAIIAGPLYGKWIGKRIHKPVPVMLKKQFTERNEDRKLPGFANTMFTIMVPVILMLFATLADIILPEDNMWFHVFKYIGDPITALLIATVYSFFSLGFMQGMSRDRVLSFSNECLGPIASILLVIGAGGAFNNVLIDSGVGDYIADLAKHSPISPILLSWLIAAVIRVATGSATVSMMTAAGIVAPIAATMPDVSRELLVLATGAGSLILSHVNDSGFWLIKEYFGMTIKETFLTWTAMETIISVSAIAFIMIINMFL is encoded by the coding sequence ATGCTTTTATTCATTGTGATTGCGGCGATTGTCCTTTTACTCATTCTCATCACAGTCGCTAAGCTGAATCCATTTGTGAGTTTAATTATTACTTCTATGTTAGTAGGCTTTGCGACGGGAATGGATTTGCAGGAAATCATACAATCGATTAAAACGGGGTTAGGCAATACGTTATCATTGCTAGCAATTGTTCTAGCGCTTGGTACCATGCTTGGGAAAATGATGGCTGAGTCAGGGGGAGCAGAGCGAATAGCTCAAACCTTAATCAGCCGATTTGGGACGAAGAATGTGCATTGGGCAATGATGTTTGTTGCCTTTATCGTGGGGATACCTGTCTTTTTCCAGGTCGGTTTCGTTCTTCTCATTCCTTTACTTTTTACAATTGCCATTGAAACAGGCATCTCTCTTGTGACCATTGGGATCTCATTAATCGCTGGCTTGTCTGTCGTGCATGGACTAGTGCCGCCTCATCCAGCGGCAATGGCAGCCGTTGGCATTTACCATGCCAACGTGGGGAAAACCATTTTCTTTTCTATTATTGTCGGATTGCCAACAGCGATTATTGCTGGACCGCTGTATGGTAAGTGGATTGGCAAGCGGATACATAAACCCGTTCCAGTAATGCTGAAAAAACAGTTCACTGAACGAAATGAAGATCGAAAGCTCCCCGGCTTTGCGAATACGATGTTTACCATAATGGTACCGGTCATTTTGATGCTTTTTGCCACATTGGCGGACATTATCTTACCAGAGGACAATATGTGGTTCCATGTATTCAAGTATATCGGGGATCCAATAACAGCACTGCTGATTGCAACAGTTTATTCTTTCTTCAGTCTTGGCTTTATGCAAGGAATGAGCCGTGATCGGGTGCTTTCCTTTAGTAATGAGTGCTTGGGACCGATTGCTTCCATTTTACTTGTCATTGGAGCTGGAGGGGCCTTCAACAATGTGCTCATTGATTCAGGTGTTGGTGATTATATTGCAGATTTAGCTAAACACTCGCCGATTTCACCGATTTTGCTTAGCTGGCTGATAGCTGCGGTGATTCGGGTGGCAACAGGATCTGCTACGGTATCTATGATGACGGCAGCAGGTATTGTAGCCCCAATTGCTGCAACTATGCCGGATGTAAGTAGAGAGCTGCTTGTGTTAGCGACAGGAGCGGGTTCGTTAATTTTATCTCATGTCAATGATTCCGGTTTTTGGCTGATCAAGGAGTATTTTGGTATGACCATTAAAGAGACGTTCTTGACATGGACGGCTATGGAGACGATCATTTCCGTCAGCGCTATTGCATTTATTATGATCATTAATATGTTTTTATAG
- the gntK gene encoding gluconokinase codes for MKGNQAVIGLDIGTTSTKAVLFGPQGKVIAKHSVPYELIHPQPAWVEQDPEHILEAVIASVRGALTKAAFDAANLIGIGISTAMHSLIVMDEDGKTLTNSIIWADNRSAEQAKRIISDLDGFNIYKRTGTPIHPMSPLSKIRWMKEMTPDVFKKAAKFISIKEYILYHFFGQYVVDYSIASATGLFHLETLQWDEKALHIAGIEASQLSELVPTTHQLRGIQSEIALRMGIKEDTPFVVGANDGVLANLGVGAIGQGEVAVTIGTSGAVRTVVDKPITDEQSRTFCYALTDKHWVVGGPTNNGGIMLRWLKDEFGSSEVEVAKRLGVDPYDLMMDIAEKVPAGSEGLLFLPFLSGERAPYWNPNARGTFFGIGLQHKREHFIRAVLEGVIMSVFSIGVALRDLTGSAKDVRASGGFARSPLWRQILADTMGREVLVPESYEASALGAAVLALHSLGHMEEIEEVQEWIRITAHHEPNMKNNETYIELFYLYERLYDKLKDEFDVISALQLKQNR; via the coding sequence ATGAAGGGGAACCAGGCGGTAATTGGTTTGGATATTGGAACAACAAGTACAAAGGCGGTTCTGTTTGGACCACAGGGTAAAGTGATAGCGAAGCATTCAGTTCCTTATGAACTCATTCACCCCCAGCCAGCATGGGTTGAGCAGGATCCTGAACATATATTAGAAGCCGTCATTGCGAGTGTAAGAGGTGCATTGACGAAAGCCGCTTTTGATGCAGCAAATCTCATAGGCATTGGGATTAGTACAGCGATGCATTCTTTAATTGTGATGGACGAGGATGGCAAGACGTTAACGAACAGTATCATTTGGGCAGATAACCGAAGTGCAGAACAGGCGAAACGAATCATTTCAGACTTGGATGGCTTCAACATTTATAAAAGAACAGGTACACCGATCCATCCAATGTCACCGCTTTCAAAAATACGTTGGATGAAAGAAATGACACCTGATGTCTTCAAGAAGGCAGCGAAATTTATTTCGATCAAAGAATATATTCTTTATCATTTCTTCGGTCAGTATGTCGTCGATTATTCAATCGCTTCAGCAACGGGTCTGTTCCATTTGGAAACGCTTCAATGGGATGAGAAGGCGCTTCATATTGCTGGAATTGAGGCTAGTCAACTGTCTGAACTTGTCCCAACCACGCATCAGCTGAGAGGTATTCAGTCTGAGATTGCACTACGCATGGGCATCAAGGAAGATACACCATTTGTCGTTGGTGCCAATGATGGCGTTCTAGCGAATTTAGGTGTTGGCGCGATTGGTCAAGGAGAGGTGGCTGTTACGATTGGGACAAGCGGTGCGGTCCGTACAGTAGTAGACAAACCAATTACAGATGAGCAATCAAGAACATTCTGTTATGCGCTGACAGATAAGCATTGGGTTGTGGGAGGACCGACCAATAATGGCGGGATCATGCTGAGATGGCTGAAGGATGAATTCGGGTCTTCAGAGGTAGAGGTAGCCAAGCGCCTAGGTGTGGACCCTTACGATCTGATGATGGATATCGCAGAAAAGGTCCCAGCTGGTTCAGAGGGTCTGCTGTTTCTGCCATTTTTATCAGGTGAGCGTGCACCTTATTGGAATCCAAATGCGAGAGGCACTTTCTTTGGGATCGGTCTTCAGCATAAACGGGAGCACTTTATTAGAGCTGTGTTAGAAGGCGTCATTATGAGTGTTTTCTCAATCGGTGTTGCTTTAAGAGATTTAACTGGTTCAGCAAAGGATGTCAGGGCTTCAGGCGGATTTGCGCGATCTCCGCTGTGGCGGCAAATTTTAGCGGATACGATGGGTAGAGAAGTGCTTGTTCCAGAAAGCTACGAGGCGTCAGCACTTGGTGCGGCTGTCCTTGCACTTCATAGTTTAGGTCATATGGAAGAGATAGAAGAGGTTCAGGAGTGGATTCGCATTACTGCTCATCACGAACCTAATATGAAGAACAATGAAACTTACATAGAGCTGTTTTACTTATATGAACGCCTCTATGACAAGCTGAAGGATGAATTTGATGTCATTAGTGCGCTGCAATTAAAACAAAATCGTTAA
- a CDS encoding MurR/RpiR family transcriptional regulator, which produces MASVSLSSIEKIRAASRGLPPKLKGIAEHITNEPRDIIHLSIVELAKKTSSSEATIFRLCKRLGFEGFQDLKIAIAQEIDQTKPNYVDEEMSLDDDTAVFMQKVFQANISALKDSFQLLNPDDVEKAIQIIHEAKRLEFYGSGGSGLIATDAFHKFMRTGINCIVHTDSHFQAMSAGLLDQHSTVIGISHSGRNKDLLDAMKTAKGKGAKTIGITSYQRSPLSQLADVTLYTATQETAFRTEAMSARLAQLTVIDVLYFALAHLRQQETLTNLKQMRETISQKRV; this is translated from the coding sequence TTGGCTTCTGTTAGTTTAAGTAGTATTGAAAAAATAAGAGCAGCAAGCAGGGGATTGCCGCCAAAGCTGAAAGGAATTGCAGAGCATATTACGAATGAGCCCCGCGACATCATCCATTTGTCTATTGTAGAACTTGCGAAAAAGACCTCAAGCTCGGAGGCAACCATTTTTCGTCTTTGCAAAAGGCTTGGATTTGAGGGCTTTCAAGATTTGAAGATTGCTATTGCCCAGGAAATAGACCAAACAAAGCCTAATTATGTAGATGAAGAAATGAGTCTTGATGATGATACGGCCGTTTTTATGCAAAAGGTTTTTCAGGCGAATATTTCCGCATTAAAGGATAGCTTTCAATTGTTGAATCCAGATGATGTCGAAAAGGCCATACAAATTATACATGAAGCGAAACGCTTAGAGTTTTATGGGAGTGGTGGGTCTGGGCTCATTGCGACAGACGCTTTTCATAAATTTATGAGGACGGGTATCAATTGTATTGTTCACACAGATTCTCATTTTCAAGCGATGTCTGCGGGTCTCCTTGATCAGCACAGTACAGTGATCGGAATTTCTCATTCTGGACGTAATAAAGATTTGCTCGATGCGATGAAAACAGCAAAGGGTAAAGGAGCTAAAACGATCGGTATTACTAGCTATCAGCGTTCTCCATTGAGCCAGCTTGCTGATGTTACGTTGTATACAGCAACGCAAGAAACGGCTTTTCGGACAGAAGCGATGTCCGCAAGGCTAGCTCAGCTGACTGTCATTGACGTTTTATATTTTGCACTTGCCCACTTAAGGCAGCAGGAAACATTAACAAACTTAAAGCAAATGAGAGAAACCATTTCACAAAAAAGGGTGTAA
- a CDS encoding nucleoside hydrolase — protein sequence MPNKKKLILDVDTGIDDAIGILLAVKSNQFDMLGITTVCGNVSVDAATLNTCKVLELVEADEIPVIKGATTPLLRSPHYEHRVHGEDGIGGALKDAQPMKKADAGFAPDFIIDQVMQYSKQVTLVLTGPLTNLAIAVKKCPELIHQVKEVIFMGGVVQGQGNVTPVAEFNTYADPEAAKLVLDAGFPTLTQVGLDVTREVLLTDERIDAIQNETLAHYIRESTSIYRQRYFERNGVWACAMHDPLAVSLAIDKQLVSTQAFHVDVETKSEFCDGQMVCDFQHQWEKEPNVQVCTDVDADAFFDLLIKTMNA from the coding sequence ATGCCAAATAAAAAGAAATTGATCTTAGATGTAGACACTGGAATTGATGATGCGATTGGGATTTTGCTAGCAGTGAAAAGTAATCAGTTTGATATGTTGGGGATTACAACGGTGTGTGGGAATGTGTCTGTTGATGCGGCTACATTGAACACATGCAAAGTGCTTGAGTTGGTTGAGGCAGATGAGATCCCTGTGATCAAAGGCGCAACCACGCCTCTTTTAAGGTCGCCTCATTATGAGCATAGGGTGCACGGAGAGGATGGAATTGGCGGTGCTTTAAAGGATGCTCAGCCTATGAAAAAAGCAGATGCTGGTTTTGCACCTGATTTTATCATCGACCAGGTGATGCAGTATTCGAAGCAGGTTACGCTTGTGTTGACAGGACCTTTAACGAATTTAGCCATTGCGGTAAAAAAATGTCCTGAGCTGATTCATCAAGTCAAAGAAGTCATTTTTATGGGTGGTGTCGTGCAGGGACAGGGGAACGTCACACCGGTTGCGGAATTTAATACATATGCAGACCCAGAAGCGGCGAAGTTAGTGCTGGATGCAGGGTTCCCTACATTAACTCAAGTGGGATTAGATGTCACGAGGGAGGTCTTGTTAACGGATGAAAGAATCGATGCGATTCAAAATGAGACGTTGGCCCATTATATTAGAGAGAGTACAAGCATTTACCGGCAGCGCTATTTTGAGCGGAATGGTGTATGGGCGTGTGCCATGCATGATCCGCTTGCTGTCAGTCTCGCTATTGATAAGCAGCTCGTGAGCACACAGGCTTTTCATGTGGATGTTGAGACGAAGAGTGAGTTTTGTGATGGCCAGATGGTCTGTGATTTTCAGCATCAATGGGAGAAAGAGCCTAACGTTCAAGTATGTACTGATGTAGATGCTGACGCTTTCTTTGATTTATTGATCAAAACAATGAACGCTTAA
- a CDS encoding DUF1433 domain-containing protein translates to MKNTIKLVSVLIVIILLSVTSLIVQHNQQSQSNDVVKEKSDQEKAEEFAEKMKPKVEERLHKRDIHNFIKTITFEKRVNIDPMGYIIMRGYINGEPDKYDFSASLEYRSKEVGSMSFAPDLSYRFKDWNKYKNEPEIKENYLNRLSEKEREQYLKDIGGKE, encoded by the coding sequence ATGAAAAATACAATAAAACTTGTATCAGTATTGATTGTGATCATCCTTCTCTCAGTGACTTCATTAATCGTTCAGCACAATCAGCAAAGTCAATCAAATGATGTGGTGAAAGAGAAAAGCGATCAAGAAAAAGCAGAGGAATTCGCAGAGAAGATGAAGCCGAAAGTAGAAGAACGTTTACACAAAAGAGATATTCACAATTTTATTAAAACTATAACGTTCGAGAAGAGGGTAAACATTGATCCAATGGGCTACATAATAATGAGAGGATATATTAATGGGGAGCCAGATAAGTATGATTTCTCTGCATCATTAGAATACCGGTCTAAGGAAGTGGGTTCAATGAGTTTTGCGCCTGATTTATCTTACCGCTTCAAAGACTGGAATAAATATAAAAATGAGCCTGAGATAAAAGAAAACTACCTTAATAGACTCTCTGAAAAAGAACGAGAGCAATATCTAAAGGACATTGGAGGAAAAGAGTAA
- a CDS encoding DUF1433 domain-containing protein — MKSLKIFLFVFIIILIIMSAVLIIQHNRDQPDDAGGNNSMQQKEKSDQERAEEYAKKMKPKIEEDLRESDIHGFIKKITFKNQVTINPMGHIIIRGYINDEPERFSFEALLRYESGKVDSMSYDPDLSDRFIDWEEYKDEPEVKENYLKSFTKEEREQYLRDIGEKE, encoded by the coding sequence ATGAAAAGCCTCAAAATTTTTTTGTTTGTTTTTATCATTATCCTTATAATTATGTCAGCCGTTTTAATTATCCAGCATAACCGAGACCAACCCGATGATGCAGGAGGGAATAACAGTATGCAACAAAAAGAGAAAAGCGACCAAGAAAGAGCAGAAGAGTATGCAAAGAAGATGAAGCCAAAAATTGAAGAGGATTTACGTGAGTCTGATATTCACGGATTTATAAAAAAAATTACGTTTAAAAATCAAGTAACGATCAATCCGATGGGGCACATCATTATTAGAGGATATATCAATGATGAACCCGAGAGATTTAGTTTCGAAGCATTATTGAGATATGAATCTGGTAAAGTTGATTCAATGAGTTATGACCCTGATTTATCAGACCGCTTTATAGATTGGGAAGAATATAAAGATGAGCCGGAAGTGAAAGAAAATTACCTTAAAAGTTTTACTAAGGAGGAACGTGAACAGTATCTGAGAGACATTGGAGAAAAAGAGTAA
- a CDS encoding lipase family protein — protein MTTLSKLRSYALTDEDYNLISSRSYSIENYKKSKEIKISNGRKMYVVDYKETGKGLNSLTLVSKDDFIRSGKGKDLTKIKNAVIAYRGSEPIGAGQYKDTIKKHGKKESDDLLSTILTKLPPFSRSKGSQEVTTKLTTGTTAYTNEIVQDWMVSDTKYLIKNIPFEHGAENQMVQADRYAKDIHKKMPNAKMYVTGHSLGGSNASYVLVKNDFIKGGVTFENPNIYPNLSDGLQAKALKGDYRSRLTEYINLNDGLSLLNRHTTEIGRVKVMYDAALPEGVDYSEDSSKAVQFMKDLLNRAMSVNPSLDANLFLEALAGSHGLDRYAFSSDGSVETIDDMLRKNPSLTAAMLHQLSQSNVHPQSVVAILIKSHVLMNTGRKFSTYAEHHMQQIIRKIEKLDNKVDQSVERVRSRYKHIVGFGSYDQLTASDVDAVIRHLKTEGLENEFYSVKEYDTAIDSAMNIKRWLDSISDDMSQLGKEYHDADTALAKNMGIS, from the coding sequence GTGACGACTTTGTCTAAGTTAAGGTCATATGCACTAACAGATGAGGATTATAATTTAATTTCTTCAAGATCTTATAGTATAGAAAACTATAAAAAATCTAAAGAAATAAAAATTAGCAATGGTAGAAAAATGTATGTCGTTGACTATAAAGAAACAGGAAAAGGGCTTAACTCACTAACTCTGGTATCAAAAGATGACTTTATTCGATCCGGTAAAGGCAAAGACCTCACCAAAATCAAAAACGCCGTCATCGCCTACCGCGGGTCAGAACCGATTGGCGCTGGCCAATATAAAGATACCATTAAAAAACATGGAAAAAAAGAGTCAGATGATCTTCTTTCTACCATTTTGACGAAGCTGCCTCCTTTTAGTCGATCGAAGGGTTCACAGGAAGTAACGACTAAGCTGACAACAGGCACAACCGCCTATACAAATGAAATTGTTCAAGATTGGATGGTTTCGGATACAAAGTATCTGATTAAAAATATTCCATTTGAGCATGGTGCAGAGAATCAAATGGTTCAAGCTGATCGGTATGCGAAAGACATACATAAGAAAATGCCGAATGCCAAGATGTATGTGACAGGTCATTCACTCGGCGGGTCGAATGCGTCCTATGTTCTTGTTAAAAATGATTTTATTAAAGGCGGGGTCACCTTTGAGAATCCGAATATTTACCCCAATCTATCGGATGGCCTCCAAGCCAAAGCATTAAAAGGTGATTACCGCAGTAGATTAACAGAATATATCAATCTCAATGACGGGCTTTCTCTTCTAAATCGACATACGACAGAAATCGGTCGTGTGAAAGTGATGTATGATGCCGCTTTACCTGAAGGCGTCGATTACTCCGAGGACTCCTCCAAAGCCGTCCAATTCATGAAAGATCTCCTCAATCGGGCTATGAGCGTCAATCCTTCACTGGATGCAAATTTGTTTCTTGAAGCCCTTGCTGGCAGTCATGGCTTAGATCGGTATGCATTTTCATCAGATGGCTCCGTTGAAACCATTGATGATATGTTGAGAAAAAACCCTTCTCTCACTGCCGCCATGTTACACCAATTGAGTCAGTCGAATGTTCACCCGCAAAGTGTGGTGGCGATTTTAATCAAGTCGCATGTTCTCATGAACACAGGGCGTAAATTCTCGACATATGCCGAGCACCATATGCAGCAAATTATCCGCAAAATCGAGAAGCTCGATAACAAAGTGGATCAATCTGTGGAACGGGTACGCTCAAGATACAAACACATTGTTGGATTTGGTTCCTATGATCAGCTGACGGCTTCTGATGTGGATGCCGTGATTCGTCATTTAAAAACGGAGGGACTTGAGAATGAGTTCTATTCCGTCAAAGAGTATGATACAGCGATTGATAGCGCGATGAATATCAAAAGGTGGCTGGACTCAATATCAGATGATATGAGCCAGCTAGGGAAAGAATACCATGATGCAGATACAGCCCTAGCAAAGAATATGGGCATTTCATAA